In Streptomyces sp. NBC_01707, a genomic segment contains:
- a CDS encoding phosphatase PAP2 family protein, with protein sequence MWRQPRLRLWAVAGVAALGFLIALEIAARRYGLPGPITNQAREVIFAPKSGFLLYAGMALMMVVLTWRQRIIAAAVAIGIDVAFLAVRWAVDAKTTGGHPFGNGALWVLLGYAVIAVTRRTGRERVLLLKGVGLGLLLVAGRKTGDTWLLITSKTRPAVLDQYVATADHALGNPSWLVGRIVTATGPIGFNFLDIVYGQLAVAAVIVALYQLRDVAVERRFPGRHLVRTFLVIGLLGPTIYMVFPVVGPIFAYGTGAEHWATVSLWSETPPSEQWAAANLWPQTPPPINTPHHMPFDEITPRNCMPSLHTAWATAIFIHSRTGPRLLRFAGTFWLIATLCATLGFGYHYGADLIAGVVFTLTIEAALRSLDRGWDRSGIQLVAWSATVFGALLVSYRYLPLEMAKHPWVSGPLLMLATASVVYGYVRTDALWKPRTTPTRQPEPQPGVV encoded by the coding sequence GTGTGGCGTCAACCACGGTTGAGACTCTGGGCCGTGGCGGGTGTCGCGGCGCTCGGATTCCTCATCGCGCTGGAGATCGCCGCACGTCGCTACGGCCTGCCGGGGCCGATCACCAACCAGGCGCGAGAGGTGATATTCGCCCCCAAATCAGGCTTCCTGTTGTACGCCGGTATGGCATTGATGATGGTGGTGCTCACCTGGCGGCAACGGATCATCGCGGCTGCTGTCGCGATCGGTATCGACGTCGCCTTCTTGGCGGTCCGGTGGGCGGTCGACGCCAAGACGACCGGCGGCCACCCCTTCGGCAACGGTGCGTTGTGGGTGCTTCTGGGCTATGCGGTCATCGCTGTCACTCGCCGTACCGGCCGGGAACGTGTCCTGCTGCTGAAGGGCGTCGGGCTTGGCCTGCTGCTGGTCGCCGGCCGCAAGACCGGCGACACCTGGCTGCTCATCACCTCAAAGACCCGTCCAGCGGTGCTCGACCAGTACGTGGCAACCGCCGATCACGCGCTGGGCAACCCGTCGTGGCTGGTGGGCCGGATCGTCACGGCCACCGGTCCGATCGGCTTCAATTTTCTCGACATCGTCTACGGTCAGCTCGCGGTGGCCGCGGTCATCGTCGCGCTGTATCAACTGCGTGACGTGGCGGTCGAGCGCCGCTTCCCGGGCCGTCATCTGGTGCGCACCTTTCTGGTGATCGGCCTCCTCGGGCCCACCATCTACATGGTCTTCCCCGTGGTCGGACCGATCTTCGCGTACGGCACCGGCGCCGAGCACTGGGCGACAGTCAGCCTGTGGTCGGAAACGCCGCCCAGCGAGCAATGGGCGGCGGCCAACCTGTGGCCGCAAACGCCGCCGCCGATCAATACCCCGCACCACATGCCATTCGACGAGATCACCCCACGGAACTGCATGCCCAGCCTGCACACAGCGTGGGCTACCGCGATCTTCATTCATTCCCGGACGGGCCCACGGCTTCTGCGATTCGCAGGCACGTTCTGGCTGATAGCTACGCTCTGCGCAACGCTGGGATTTGGCTACCACTACGGCGCGGATCTCATTGCCGGCGTGGTGTTTACGCTCACGATCGAGGCAGCTCTGCGCTCACTCGACCGCGGCTGGGATCGATCAGGGATCCAGCTGGTCGCTTGGAGTGCAACCGTCTTCGGCGCGCTCTTGGTGTCCTATCGCTATCTGCCGTTGGAGATGGCGAAGCATCCGTGGGTGTCCGGACCACTTCTCATGCTGGCGACGGCCTCAGTGGTCTACGGCTACGTAAGGACCGACGCACTGTGGAAACCGAGGACCACACCAACGCGGCAACCGGAACCGCAACCCGGAGTGGTTTGA